In the genome of Francisella salimarina, one region contains:
- a CDS encoding YggT family protein — protein MLNGLINVATFLIDIVFGIYAFILLFRFFLQWVKADFYNPICQMIMRATNAAILPLRKFIPGFLNLDWSCIVAVYIVFVVQDLLVGLLNGIGLSLMFIFFKPLIDIVFAVINMYVYLIIIRAISSWFVQGGYNPIIMVIYQVTEPLLSRARNIIKPTNSGFDFSPIIVLIGLFCIQIFIQSIIAQFFHY, from the coding sequence ATGTTAAATGGTTTGATTAATGTAGCGACTTTTTTGATAGATATTGTCTTTGGCATTTATGCTTTTATACTACTGTTCAGATTTTTCTTACAGTGGGTAAAAGCAGATTTTTATAATCCAATTTGTCAGATGATTATGCGTGCGACAAATGCTGCTATATTACCTCTCAGAAAATTTATACCAGGATTTTTGAATCTAGATTGGTCATGTATAGTAGCTGTGTATATTGTATTTGTGGTGCAGGATTTACTTGTAGGCTTATTAAATGGTATTGGTCTTAGTTTGATGTTTATTTTCTTTAAACCGCTGATTGATATAGTTTTTGCAGTTATTAATATGTATGTATATTTGATAATAATAAGAGCAATATCTAGTTGGTTTGTTCAAGGAGGCTATAATCCAATTATTATGGTTATATATCAAGTTACGGAGCCATTATTATCAAGAGCTAGAAATATAATCAAACCAACTAATTCAGGATTTGATTTTTCTCCAATTATTGTATTAATTGGTCTATTTTGTATTCAGATATTCATACAAAGCATTATTGCACAGTTTTTTCATTACTGA
- a CDS encoding ABC transporter ATP-binding protein: MTEFKNNTLINCYDICLDYKQDKKNIKRVIENLTLKVRENEIIAIVGKSGAGKSSLVRILSGLLKPTSGKLFYKGSAIDSPLENIGMVFQNFALLPWLNVLENVLFGADSLGIPRSQSKPKALEIIKKIGLNGFEDAYVSELSGGMKQRVGFARALMIEPEILFLDEPFSSLDIVTAKTLRDDIMRLWHTGQAKTKAIVLVTHNIEEAVNMADRVIILDSNPGRIASEKTIELNYPRDLECDSTRIVIKDISSTLHAINQ; the protein is encoded by the coding sequence ATGACCGAATTTAAAAATAACACGTTAATAAATTGCTACGATATTTGCCTAGATTATAAGCAAGATAAAAAGAATATAAAAAGAGTAATTGAAAATCTAACTTTAAAAGTAAGAGAAAATGAGATAATCGCTATAGTTGGCAAATCAGGAGCAGGAAAATCTAGTCTTGTAAGAATATTAAGCGGACTATTAAAACCAACTTCTGGAAAACTTTTTTATAAGGGTTCAGCTATTGATAGTCCTTTAGAAAACATCGGCATGGTTTTTCAAAACTTTGCCCTTCTACCATGGCTAAATGTTTTAGAAAATGTTCTTTTTGGTGCAGACTCTCTTGGTATACCTAGATCACAAAGCAAACCTAAAGCTCTAGAGATTATCAAAAAGATTGGCTTAAATGGTTTTGAGGATGCCTATGTAAGCGAACTCTCTGGCGGCATGAAACAACGAGTAGGATTTGCTAGAGCACTAATGATTGAGCCAGAGATTCTATTTCTTGATGAGCCTTTCTCATCACTTGATATAGTCACTGCTAAAACTTTAAGAGATGACATTATGCGTCTATGGCATACTGGTCAGGCTAAGACAAAAGCCATTGTTCTTGTTACACACAATATTGAAGAAGCTGTAAATATGGCAGATAGAGTAATAATTCTCGATAGTAATCCAGGACGTATAGCATCAGAAAAAACTATAGAACTTAACTATCCTCGTGATCTCGAATGTGATTCAACTAGAATAGTTATTAAAGATATTAGCTCGACTCTACATGCTATTAATCAGTAA
- a CDS encoding M14 family metallopeptidase produces the protein MSTQYHIGTLGKKWDSEEKKQWLSEQSKKRSYQEEAEKKILALSNDFDIDVYGELDYLVGSYKLYALKTKNWDASKPYVLVTGGVHGYETSGVQGAISFAANRAREFASDYNILILPCLSPWGYETINRWNPNAMDPNRSFYLESGCDESVLAMKYINSLNIELLMHIDLHETTDTDDSEFRPALAAREGITIDKWGIPDGFYLVANNRNPHYDFQKYIIDAVAKVTHIAPTDPSINILGDDIIRDGIMACDSDKEKLCMSLSNAEYTTTTEVYPDSPRTNPQECILAQVEAIAAGLNFISQQK, from the coding sequence ATGTCTACACAATATCATATTGGAACACTTGGTAAGAAGTGGGACTCTGAAGAAAAAAAACAATGGTTATCTGAGCAAAGCAAAAAAAGATCGTATCAAGAAGAAGCTGAAAAAAAGATTTTAGCATTATCAAATGATTTTGATATCGATGTCTATGGAGAATTAGATTATTTAGTAGGCAGCTATAAGTTGTATGCACTTAAAACTAAAAACTGGGATGCTAGTAAGCCTTATGTTTTAGTTACAGGTGGAGTGCATGGCTATGAAACAAGTGGTGTACAAGGAGCTATTAGTTTTGCTGCAAATAGAGCTAGAGAGTTTGCCAGTGATTATAATATCTTGATCTTGCCTTGCTTAAGTCCTTGGGGATATGAAACAATTAACCGCTGGAATCCTAATGCTATGGATCCTAATAGATCATTCTATCTGGAGAGTGGTTGTGATGAGTCGGTTCTTGCAATGAAATATATTAACTCATTGAACATTGAACTTCTGATGCATATAGATTTGCATGAGACAACAGATACTGATGATAGTGAATTTAGACCAGCATTAGCAGCTCGTGAGGGTATAACTATAGATAAGTGGGGTATTCCAGATGGATTTTATTTAGTTGCTAATAATAGAAATCCACACTATGACTTCCAGAAATATATAATTGATGCAGTAGCTAAAGTTACTCATATTGCTCCTACTGATCCTAGCATAAATATATTAGGTGATGATATTATCAGAGATGGAATTATGGCTTGTGATTCAGACAAAGAAAAATTATGCATGTCTTTATCAAATGCTGAGTATACAACTACGACTGAGGTTTATCCAGATAGTCCAAGAACAAATCCTCAAGAATGTATACTTGCTCAAGTAGAGGCGATAGCTGCAGGTTTGAACTTTATTAGCCAGCAAAAATAA
- a CDS encoding ABC transporter permease subunit — translation MFASYTITKKRFLPNKADVIIVALILVVSALAYYAWNDMHQSFIDASSVSAISLDPSHLPYYMLRTTMRLIIGMIFSFAFALIAGYACAKNKHFARVCLPIINFLESAPLLGFLTFTTAFFIFLFPHSIMGLEAAAIFGIFTSQAWNMALILYQTIRIVPAELTEAATAFKLNAWQRFWKIELPYSVPGLLWNIMVSQSAAWFAITASEAIPTITGDVNLPGIGSYIALALTDSNITAILYALVAIIINIALFDQLLFRPLVKWSEKFKYESINNKTTDSPWLYRSYKKSQLVNTIKPIFSTIVFWLINGASFLNKKINLKSPIRDIKILKKLSCIVWYIVIISACVWAGNALWHFFPDGDMSYLIPLMIETTVRVTIAMMISVAICTPLGIWIGMSSKRTKAIQPIIQIGAAIPQPIFFPIVAVLILGGGGSLNVWCIPLIMTGTSWYVLFNVIAGVSSLPTEIIEMTKSFHLKGWKWWFKFAIPAVFPYIVCGIISAAGGAWNSAIAAELVIWGSNTIKVDGIGALVSTTTGNNQLHEAALAVVALCSLVALCVIFIWKPLYKLAETKYKCN, via the coding sequence ATGTTCGCAAGTTATACAATAACAAAAAAGAGATTTCTACCAAATAAAGCTGATGTGATTATAGTAGCTTTAATATTAGTTGTTAGCGCACTAGCCTATTATGCTTGGAATGATATGCATCAATCATTTATTGATGCTTCATCAGTTTCAGCAATATCACTTGATCCAAGCCACTTACCATACTATATGTTGCGTACTACTATGCGATTGATTATAGGTATGATATTTTCATTTGCTTTTGCATTGATAGCTGGATATGCATGCGCTAAGAATAAACACTTTGCTAGAGTTTGTTTGCCAATCATAAATTTCCTAGAATCTGCGCCTTTATTAGGATTTTTGACATTTACCACCGCGTTTTTTATTTTTCTATTTCCACACTCAATTATGGGTTTAGAAGCTGCAGCAATCTTTGGGATATTTACATCTCAAGCTTGGAATATGGCACTAATCTTATACCAAACTATACGAATAGTGCCTGCAGAGCTAACAGAAGCTGCAACTGCTTTCAAGCTCAATGCGTGGCAAAGATTTTGGAAGATTGAACTACCTTATTCGGTACCTGGTTTACTTTGGAATATTATGGTTTCTCAATCAGCTGCTTGGTTCGCTATCACAGCTAGTGAAGCTATCCCGACTATCACAGGCGATGTTAACTTACCTGGTATAGGCTCGTATATAGCACTGGCATTAACTGACTCAAATATAACAGCTATCTTATATGCTCTTGTGGCCATTATCATTAATATAGCTCTATTTGATCAGCTACTTTTTAGACCTTTAGTCAAATGGTCAGAGAAGTTCAAATACGAATCTATCAACAATAAAACTACAGATAGCCCTTGGCTTTATCGCTCATATAAAAAATCTCAACTTGTAAATACTATAAAGCCAATTTTCAGCACTATTGTATTTTGGTTAATTAATGGCGCTAGCTTTTTAAATAAAAAAATTAATCTCAAATCACCGATTAGAGATATCAAGATATTGAAAAAGCTTAGCTGTATTGTTTGGTATATAGTAATTATCTCAGCATGTGTATGGGCAGGTAATGCTCTGTGGCACTTCTTCCCAGATGGTGATATGAGTTATTTGATACCACTAATGATAGAGACAACTGTTCGTGTGACTATCGCCATGATGATAAGTGTCGCTATATGCACACCATTAGGTATATGGATAGGTATGTCGAGCAAACGTACAAAAGCTATTCAACCAATAATACAAATAGGTGCAGCAATACCACAACCAATATTTTTTCCGATTGTTGCTGTACTTATATTAGGTGGTGGTGGATCGCTAAATGTTTGGTGTATTCCATTAATAATGACAGGAACCTCTTGGTATGTACTATTTAATGTCATAGCTGGTGTCTCTAGCTTGCCTACAGAAATAATAGAAATGACAAAATCTTTCCATCTAAAAGGTTGGAAATGGTGGTTTAAGTTTGCAATACCTGCTGTATTTCCATATATAGTCTGCGGAATTATTAGTGCTGCAGGTGGTGCTTGGAACTCGGCAATTGCAGCTGAATTGGTAATATGGGGCTCAAATACTATTAAGGTAGATGGAATTGGCGCACTGGTATCTACCACAACAGGCAATAACCAACTTCATGAAGCAGCCCTAGCAGTAGTTGCACTGTGCTCATTAGTGGCTTTGTGTGTGATATTTATCTGGAAGCCATTATATAAACTTGCTGAAACAAAATACAAATGTAACTAA